The Staphylothermus marinus F1 genome has a segment encoding these proteins:
- a CDS encoding A24 family peptidase C-terminal domain-containing protein, with the protein MAIPLDIHVLIDLVKIVFSLIVLFIFSIYDIKYRDIPDIYVWSFLGISIVLFIFTITQYEFTVFLISFIMMSLLFGGGVPLALYFLGYMGAADVIAIVSLAFLFPYTDIYKYSLLTSGVEGVHIPPVFVIILYSTIVYLVYLPFKIMYILLVHRDKLPRNISYLLKLIYLLTGTPMKISDYLRKKHYYPLTVFKENDQGVEVIYRSSFSVEEDYIDHHENLKRLISKGKISPNNYIWVTYGIPYIVLLLFGLVMLLIIGDYPLLLFLKFLV; encoded by the coding sequence ATGGCTATACCCTTGGATATACATGTATTGATCGATTTGGTTAAAATAGTGTTTTCCTTAATTGTTTTATTTATTTTTTCTATATATGATATTAAGTATCGGGATATACCAGATATTTATGTATGGTCTTTTCTGGGAATTAGTATTGTATTGTTTATTTTTACTATTACACAGTATGAGTTTACAGTGTTTCTTATAAGTTTTATAATGATGTCATTATTGTTTGGCGGGGGGGTTCCTTTAGCACTTTATTTCCTAGGCTATATGGGTGCTGCAGATGTAATAGCTATTGTTTCGCTCGCTTTTCTGTTTCCTTACACGGATATTTATAAGTATTCTTTACTAACTAGTGGTGTGGAAGGTGTACATATTCCCCCAGTTTTTGTTATAATATTGTATTCTACTATAGTGTATTTGGTATATCTACCATTTAAAATAATGTATATATTACTGGTTCACCGAGATAAGCTTCCGAGAAACATTAGCTATTTACTTAAGCTCATATATTTGCTTACTGGTACACCTATGAAGATATCAGATTATTTGAGGAAAAAACATTATTATCCGTTAACAGTTTTCAAGGAGAATGACCAGGGTGTTGAGGTAATATATAGGAGCTCATTTAGTGTTGAAGAAGACTATATTGATCATCATGAAAACCTTAAACGCTTAATTAGTAAAGGCAAAATTTCTCCGAATAACTATATATGGGTAACTTATGGTATTCCGTATATTGTCCTATTATTATTTGGATTAGTTATGTTATTGATTATAGGGGATTATCCATTATTGTTGTTTCTCAAGTTTTTAGTTTAA
- the radA gene encoding DNA repair and recombination protein RadA has protein sequence MSKEKEIKSIRDIPGVGPSIADKLEAAGFTTPWAIVVSRAEELAEKVGIPLHTAERIIANARKLLGIRFKTAKEVKLERLSVRKITTGSKNLDDLLGGGIETKTITEFFGEYGTGKTQICHQLSVNVQLPPERGGLSGRAVYIDTEGTFRWERIEAMARGLGLDPDEVMENIYYQRAYNSDHQIAIVEELFSFVPEHNVKLVVIDSVTSHFRAEYPGRENLAARQQKLNKHLHQLVRLAEAYNIAVVVTNQVMARPDVFYGDPTQAVGGHVLAHTPGVRVQLRKAKGHKRIARVVDAPHLPEGEAIFVIVDEGIRDPEE, from the coding sequence ATGTCCAAAGAGAAAGAAATCAAATCCATAAGAGATATTCCAGGGGTAGGCCCAAGCATAGCTGATAAACTAGAAGCTGCAGGATTCACAACACCATGGGCAATAGTTGTAAGTCGTGCAGAAGAACTAGCTGAAAAAGTAGGAATACCCTTACATACAGCGGAAAGAATAATAGCTAATGCTAGAAAATTACTAGGCATAAGATTCAAAACAGCTAAAGAAGTAAAACTCGAGAGACTAAGCGTTAGAAAAATAACCACAGGTAGCAAGAACCTAGATGACTTATTGGGGGGAGGTATTGAAACAAAAACAATCACAGAATTCTTCGGAGAATATGGTACTGGGAAAACACAGATATGTCACCAGCTAAGTGTTAATGTACAGCTACCACCTGAGAGAGGAGGATTATCCGGTAGAGCTGTCTATATAGATACCGAGGGAACCTTTAGATGGGAAAGAATAGAAGCTATGGCTAGAGGATTAGGACTAGATCCAGATGAAGTGATGGAGAATATTTATTATCAGAGAGCATATAATAGCGATCACCAAATAGCAATAGTTGAAGAACTATTCTCGTTCGTGCCGGAACACAATGTGAAACTAGTAGTAATTGATTCTGTAACAAGTCATTTCAGAGCAGAATATCCGGGAAGAGAAAATTTAGCGGCGAGACAACAGAAACTCAACAAACACTTACACCAACTAGTAAGACTCGCTGAAGCATACAATATCGCGGTAGTAGTAACAAACCAGGTAATGGCTAGGCCAGACGTGTTCTATGGAGACCCAACACAAGCAGTTGGAGGACACGTATTAGCTCACACTCCAGGAGTTAGAGTCCAGCTGAGAAAAGCTAAGGGACACAAACGCATAGCAAGAGTAGTAGACGCACCACACCTTCCAGAAGGAGAAGCTATATTTGTAATAGTTGATGAAGGAATACGTGATCCCGAAGAGTAA
- a CDS encoding threonine--tRNA ligase has product MRILTIHARKFHYKALSQALDKPEELTNENKEGFFENVLVVFTSVEEGDNEKVVEKAVTEILDIANRVKPKTILLYPYAHLSSDLASPSQALEIMKLLEQKLRGKTDLEVYRAPFGWYKEFMLDCYGHPLSELSKTIRITGGGEVVRRELKKEFYILTPDGKVYDPEKFNYDKYPDLKILVDKEVFGKELPGGVNRVNDYCRKFGFEWEPMSDHGHMRYGPHAVIIMESIMQYSWNIVRSLGIPVYKVMGTNMFNLSEKPVLEHALLFGDRLYELKVDNEKFVLRYAACHQQFAMLRDWIISYKNLPFGMFEVADSYRLEQRGELNLCFRLRKFYMPDLHILNRDLNEAIKISRIVQDKILEEIAKIGRKYVALYNVTSDFFDKYRDILIEFVRRENYPVLVSVIPSGIYYWVLNVEYHIIDNLNRPREIATFQIDIGNGERFNITYTDEKGEKHHPVIIHTAIIGGIERFIYTIFDTAALMEKEGKTPYIPTWLAPVQVRIIPIKNEYLDYAEKVAEKIENAGFRVDIDDRGESLGKKIRDAGREWIPYIVVIGEREVRSNTINVRIRRTNDQKVMVTDELIRILEEETKNYPRVSLTMPKYLSKRPIPSYHA; this is encoded by the coding sequence TTGAGGATATTAACAATACATGCTAGAAAATTTCATTATAAAGCATTATCACAAGCTCTAGATAAACCCGAGGAACTTACTAATGAAAATAAAGAGGGTTTCTTTGAGAACGTTTTAGTTGTCTTTACAAGTGTTGAGGAAGGAGATAATGAAAAAGTTGTTGAGAAAGCTGTTACTGAAATACTCGATATAGCTAATAGGGTTAAGCCGAAAACTATATTGTTATATCCATATGCTCATTTATCATCTGATCTAGCATCGCCTAGTCAAGCACTAGAAATTATGAAGTTGTTGGAGCAGAAACTACGTGGTAAAACAGATTTAGAAGTTTATAGAGCACCTTTTGGATGGTATAAGGAATTTATGCTTGACTGCTACGGCCACCCATTAAGCGAGTTATCTAAAACGATAAGAATCACTGGAGGCGGAGAAGTTGTTAGGCGGGAATTGAAGAAGGAATTCTATATATTGACGCCGGACGGTAAGGTTTATGATCCAGAAAAGTTTAACTACGATAAATATCCTGATCTAAAAATACTTGTTGATAAAGAGGTTTTTGGAAAAGAACTTCCTGGAGGAGTTAATAGAGTAAATGATTACTGTAGGAAATTCGGGTTTGAATGGGAACCCATGAGTGATCATGGACATATGAGGTATGGGCCTCACGCAGTAATTATAATGGAGTCTATTATGCAGTATTCATGGAATATTGTGAGAAGTCTAGGAATACCAGTTTACAAGGTTATGGGTACTAATATGTTCAATTTATCAGAAAAACCTGTTCTTGAACATGCTCTATTATTTGGTGATAGATTATATGAGCTTAAAGTTGATAATGAGAAATTTGTATTAAGATATGCTGCTTGTCATCAACAATTCGCTATGTTAAGGGATTGGATTATTAGTTATAAGAACTTACCATTTGGAATGTTTGAAGTAGCTGATAGTTATCGTCTTGAGCAGAGGGGAGAACTCAACCTGTGTTTCAGACTTAGAAAATTCTATATGCCCGATCTACATATCTTGAATAGAGATCTAAATGAAGCAATTAAGATATCACGTATAGTGCAGGATAAGATTCTCGAAGAAATAGCTAAGATTGGTAGAAAATATGTGGCACTATATAATGTTACTAGTGATTTCTTCGATAAATACCGGGATATTCTCATAGAGTTTGTGCGCAGAGAAAATTATCCAGTACTAGTATCTGTTATACCTAGTGGAATATATTATTGGGTGCTAAACGTTGAATACCATATTATAGATAATTTGAATAGACCACGCGAGATTGCAACGTTTCAGATAGATATTGGTAATGGTGAAAGATTCAATATTACATATACTGATGAGAAAGGAGAAAAACATCATCCAGTAATCATACATACAGCAATTATTGGTGGTATTGAGAGGTTCATATATACAATATTTGATACAGCGGCATTAATGGAGAAAGAGGGTAAGACACCATATATACCAACATGGTTAGCCCCGGTGCAGGTAAGAATTATACCTATAAAGAACGAGTATTTGGATTATGCAGAAAAAGTTGCTGAGAAAATAGAGAATGCTGGGTTTAGAGTAGATATAGATGATCGTGGTGAGAGCTTAGGGAAAAAGATAAGGGATGCTGGTAGAGAGTGGATACCATACATAGTAGTCATTGGCGAAAGAGAAGTTAGGAGTAATACTATAAATGTTAGAATAAGGAGAACAAATGATCAAAAAGTTATGGTTACCGACGAGCTGATAAGGATCTTAGAGGAGGAAACAAAGAATTATCCCAGAGTATCCTTAACAATGCCTAAGTATCTGAGTAAAAGACCTATACCTAGTTATCATGCATGA
- a CDS encoding ASCH domain-containing protein, with the protein MTTRGSKKFIGRHLMVKGKYINDILSGRKKATIRRGIVKPRYKEIIVHGAGRPIAKISVEKVYYKRLYELTDEDAVKDGFSSRRELIDELKKVYPDIKDDEWVTIIEFKVVQRLDHLETEDPYLGLEPADIARIALRYLENELDEKDKEILLDLTRTGSIRSTTVRLFGTIDKRYVVRKVLRKALNKLVEKGIIKVRKGK; encoded by the coding sequence TTGACGACTAGGGGATCTAAGAAATTTATTGGAAGACATTTAATGGTTAAGGGGAAATATATAAATGATATTCTTAGCGGTAGAAAGAAAGCTACTATTAGGAGAGGAATTGTCAAACCTAGATATAAAGAAATAATAGTTCATGGGGCAGGAAGACCTATAGCGAAAATCTCTGTTGAGAAAGTATATTATAAACGCTTATATGAATTAACAGATGAAGATGCTGTGAAAGATGGTTTTTCTAGCCGTAGAGAACTAATTGATGAGTTGAAAAAAGTTTATCCAGACATAAAAGATGATGAATGGGTAACAATTATTGAGTTCAAGGTTGTTCAGAGACTGGATCATTTAGAAACCGAGGATCCTTATCTAGGACTAGAACCAGCAGACATTGCCCGCATAGCACTTAGGTATTTAGAGAATGAATTAGATGAAAAAGATAAGGAGATCCTATTAGATCTTACGAGGACAGGCAGCATCCGATCAACTACGGTAAGATTATTCGGAACAATTGATAAAAGATATGTTGTGAGAAAAGTTTTAAGAAAAGCCCTTAATAAACTGGTCGAAAAAGGAATAATTAAGGTTAGGAAGGGAAAATAA
- a CDS encoding DNA topoisomerase IV subunit A: MVISSIDKLARDKSIEILRKKFRLLAKRIIEGKRPVIVMPKRILSNTIYDEKNKLLLLGPEMQRRSFLDVNEARKFMQTLLMASIIYEALANNEYPTIRDLYYRGKHTIIYRDLHGRTHHENTWDEQRESDSVIRDLEVYLGVLREEMLILSKEKGKVVGNLVIKSGDDTIDLSKMGHGAYSIEPTPDLIEFKDVDAEYVLVVEKDAVFQQLHRYGFWKKQKAILITSAGQPDRATRRFVRRLNEELKLPVYILADADPYGWYIYSVFKIGSITLSYESERLATPSAKFIGVTMTDVFGDEIIREKIKDLKSIKTISSSTLRKLPRKKPYLTEQERRNYIIKAKPKDIERAVELIGYDVAEACLENKELKSKIRRKKEGLAGYPWFRTPEWIRELCIFFKTLSKLEIEAMASKGLKFLADKYIPEKINVGDWID; encoded by the coding sequence ATGGTTATTTCCAGTATCGATAAACTCGCGCGTGATAAAAGTATCGAAATATTGAGGAAGAAATTCAGATTACTGGCTAAAAGAATAATTGAAGGAAAAAGACCAGTTATAGTCATGCCAAAGAGAATACTGAGCAATACAATCTATGATGAAAAAAACAAATTACTTCTTCTAGGACCAGAAATGCAACGCAGAAGCTTCTTAGACGTAAATGAGGCAAGAAAATTTATGCAAACACTTCTAATGGCATCAATAATATATGAAGCACTAGCTAACAATGAATATCCAACAATACGTGATCTCTACTATAGAGGTAAACACACAATAATATATAGAGACCTACATGGTAGAACTCATCATGAAAACACATGGGATGAACAGCGAGAATCTGATTCTGTAATTAGAGATTTAGAAGTATACCTGGGAGTACTAAGAGAAGAAATGCTCATATTAAGCAAAGAGAAAGGCAAAGTAGTAGGTAACTTAGTTATTAAAAGCGGAGACGACACAATTGATCTGAGTAAAATGGGTCATGGAGCATACTCTATAGAACCAACACCTGACCTGATAGAGTTCAAGGATGTAGATGCCGAATATGTATTAGTTGTTGAAAAAGATGCTGTCTTCCAACAACTACATCGATACGGCTTCTGGAAGAAACAAAAAGCAATACTAATAACAAGTGCTGGTCAACCAGATAGAGCAACTCGTAGATTTGTTAGGAGATTAAATGAAGAACTAAAACTGCCAGTATATATTTTAGCAGATGCTGATCCCTATGGATGGTATATATATAGCGTATTCAAAATAGGATCAATAACATTATCCTATGAAAGCGAAAGATTAGCAACACCAAGTGCTAAATTCATAGGTGTAACAATGACAGATGTATTTGGAGACGAAATCATTAGAGAGAAAATAAAGGATCTAAAATCAATCAAAACAATATCATCCTCCACACTACGAAAACTACCAAGAAAGAAACCATATCTAACAGAACAAGAACGTAGAAACTACATTATCAAGGCAAAACCAAAAGATATTGAAAGAGCAGTCGAACTAATAGGATACGATGTTGCAGAAGCTTGTCTCGAGAACAAAGAACTAAAGAGTAAGATCAGGAGAAAAAAGGAGGGATTAGCAGGATATCCATGGTTTAGAACACCAGAATGGATCAGAGAACTATGCATATTCTTCAAAACACTATCAAAACTCGAAATAGAAGCTATGGCAAGCAAAGGCCTCAAATTCCTCGCAGACAAATACATACCTGAAAAAATCAATGTAGGAGACTGGATAGATTAA
- a CDS encoding DNA topoisomerase VI subunit B, with protein sequence MAATSETAENYKAISAAEFFYKYKEIAGFANPARALYQTIRELVENALDATDAHGILPNIKVTIEKADQIHEYYKITVEDNGIGIPPHIVPEAFGRVLFSSKYVLRQTRGMFGLGVKVAVLYGQMTTGRPVEIITSQPGLRRIYYYKLRIDINKNQPIILERGSWRKNRDWHGTIVSLTIEGDWSRARFRVKDYILRTAVVTPYANIVFMTPEGEIYYYKRAIDKLPSPPKQVKPHPYGVDLELLKRIRETGKYATLYDLLIKSFQSVGDVTARTLISQAGLDPSIDPMKISDKDLLKLVNTMKKYDKYRPPTAQALSPLGPDIIKAGLTRIYEPEFVEATTRKPSAYQGHPFIVEAGIAYGGKVPMSPSDKPNLLRYANKIPLLYDEGSDVITAVIKEDINWDNYLVHLPAPIIVLVHICSTKVPFKGVGKESIADVPEIRKEIKLAISEVARKLRNHLSKKIREEEKKKKIVNLAKYIPEVARALSIIIGEDGLDYNTILDKLAEITATRTGIPKNEVEKVIKNVEIGT encoded by the coding sequence TTGGCAGCTACTAGCGAGACAGCAGAGAATTACAAAGCGATTAGTGCTGCAGAATTCTTTTACAAATACAAGGAAATAGCTGGATTTGCTAACCCAGCTAGAGCTCTATATCAAACAATTAGAGAACTAGTAGAAAATGCTCTGGATGCAACTGATGCTCATGGAATATTGCCTAATATTAAGGTAACTATTGAGAAAGCTGATCAAATACATGAGTATTATAAAATAACCGTTGAAGACAATGGTATAGGGATACCTCCACACATAGTTCCCGAAGCATTTGGTAGAGTATTGTTTAGCTCAAAATATGTTCTTAGACAAACACGTGGAATGTTTGGTTTAGGAGTTAAAGTAGCGGTTCTATATGGTCAAATGACCACTGGTAGACCAGTGGAGATAATTACTAGCCAGCCAGGACTTAGAAGAATATACTACTATAAATTAAGAATAGACATTAACAAGAACCAGCCAATAATACTGGAGAGAGGTAGTTGGAGAAAGAATAGAGATTGGCATGGAACAATTGTTTCATTAACAATAGAAGGTGATTGGAGCAGAGCTAGATTCAGGGTAAAAGACTATATTTTGAGAACAGCTGTTGTAACCCCCTATGCAAACATAGTGTTCATGACTCCTGAGGGAGAAATATATTATTATAAGAGAGCAATCGATAAATTGCCCTCGCCACCTAAACAGGTGAAGCCTCACCCATACGGTGTTGATCTAGAATTATTGAAGAGAATACGTGAAACAGGCAAATATGCAACATTATACGATTTATTAATTAAGAGTTTCCAAAGTGTAGGAGATGTTACAGCAAGAACACTTATCTCACAGGCAGGTCTGGATCCCAGCATTGACCCCATGAAAATCAGCGATAAAGATCTTCTAAAACTAGTAAATACAATGAAAAAATACGATAAATACAGACCTCCAACAGCCCAAGCACTATCTCCCCTAGGCCCAGACATAATAAAAGCAGGATTAACAAGAATATATGAGCCGGAGTTCGTGGAGGCAACTACAAGAAAACCATCAGCTTATCAGGGACACCCCTTTATAGTTGAAGCAGGCATAGCTTATGGTGGAAAAGTTCCTATGAGCCCATCTGATAAGCCTAACCTACTGAGATATGCTAACAAGATACCCCTCCTATATGATGAGGGGAGCGATGTAATAACCGCTGTGATAAAAGAAGATATCAACTGGGATAATTACCTAGTACACCTTCCTGCACCAATAATTGTCTTAGTACATATATGTAGCACCAAAGTACCCTTTAAAGGAGTAGGCAAAGAAAGCATAGCCGATGTTCCAGAGATAAGGAAAGAAATAAAACTAGCAATCTCAGAAGTTGCCCGCAAGCTACGAAACCATTTATCCAAGAAAATCAGGGAAGAGGAAAAGAAGAAGAAAATAGTTAATCTTGCAAAATATATTCCGGAAGTTGCACGGGCATTGTCAATTATAATAGGCGAGGACGGTTTAGACTACAATACTATTCTTGATAAATTAGCTGAAATAACAGCTACTAGAACAGGTATTCCGAAGAATGAAGTTGAAAAAGTAATTAAAAATGTAGAGATCGGAACATGA
- a CDS encoding type II/IV secretion system ATPase subunit yields the protein MRINKFNSFFKFLKHQFTRKRSFEVKKLIIKEAFHEIIKEYIEKTVIIPVKPVNIVEEYVVGNVVRIYINRTGKSLLQYIVHEPSYDKDTIYAVSKLYIENPNCKNNICIQETLSNINDKKLHKIYSEQPIRVNYYYFKISSGYGSLYPLIIDPYIEEIAVNASDKIVSIINRKYSWYGWMNTNIYIDEKVIDRLVLSIARKMGKHLSIAQPLAEGLTNDGLRISLTYGREISRKGSSVVIRKKPSTPWTITRLIDMKMLSSLIAAYAWLVLELRGSILIVGGMSTGKTTLLQGLLTLIPPTRRVVTIEDTPEITGSTGLWDPLVERIVSIGESINVSMYDLLKFSLRRRADYIVVGEVRGREARLLLQASRLGHGVLATFHGEDAETVIERLISPPISIPKNMLSSIWSIIVLENINGVRRVRSVYEITKNIKPVKIVGLKNNGLYDPSDAKSLAEKSIRLQLLLDTDDLAYELASRASFLDKLVAKGIFALNTLGEELVNYYYRGIEEIAEHNK from the coding sequence ATGAGGATAAATAAATTTAATTCTTTTTTTAAATTTCTCAAACATCAATTCACCCGTAAAAGGTCTTTTGAAGTAAAAAAGCTAATTATTAAAGAAGCATTTCACGAAATAATAAAAGAATACATTGAGAAAACAGTAATCATCCCAGTTAAGCCTGTAAATATAGTTGAAGAATATGTTGTCGGAAACGTTGTAAGAATATATATTAATAGAACAGGTAAAAGCCTTCTACAATACATAGTTCACGAGCCAAGCTATGATAAAGACACTATATATGCTGTCTCCAAGCTGTACATAGAAAACCCTAATTGTAAAAATAATATATGCATTCAGGAGACGCTCTCAAATATTAATGATAAAAAACTTCATAAAATATATTCCGAACAGCCGATCCGAGTTAACTATTATTATTTCAAGATATCAAGTGGATATGGATCACTGTATCCACTAATAATTGATCCGTATATTGAGGAAATAGCTGTCAATGCATCTGATAAAATTGTATCGATAATAAATAGGAAATACTCATGGTATGGATGGATGAATACTAATATCTACATAGATGAAAAAGTAATTGATAGACTAGTCCTAAGTATTGCGCGTAAGATGGGTAAGCATTTATCAATAGCACAACCATTAGCAGAAGGCTTAACAAATGATGGTCTAAGAATTAGCTTAACCTATGGCCGGGAAATATCTAGGAAAGGTAGTAGCGTGGTTATTAGGAAAAAACCTAGCACTCCATGGACTATTACAAGACTAATAGATATGAAAATGTTATCATCATTGATAGCAGCATATGCATGGTTAGTTCTTGAGCTACGAGGCTCAATACTTATTGTTGGAGGCATGAGTACTGGGAAAACGACTCTTCTTCAAGGATTACTAACACTTATACCGCCCACGAGAAGAGTTGTAACGATAGAGGATACACCTGAAATAACGGGATCGACTGGTTTATGGGATCCCTTGGTTGAGAGAATAGTTAGTATTGGTGAAAGCATTAATGTTTCCATGTATGATTTATTAAAGTTTAGCTTGCGTAGAAGAGCAGATTATATAGTTGTTGGCGAGGTAAGGGGGAGGGAAGCGCGTCTCTTATTACAAGCTAGTAGGCTGGGTCACGGGGTTTTAGCAACTTTTCATGGTGAAGACGCAGAGACTGTTATTGAAAGACTTATTTCTCCACCAATATCAATTCCGAAAAACATGTTATCTAGTATATGGAGCATTATTGTTTTAGAAAACATTAATGGTGTAAGAAGAGTTAGAAGTGTATATGAGATTACCAAGAATATTAAACCAGTTAAGATCGTTGGGCTTAAAAACAATGGATTATATGATCCTAGTGATGCTAAGTCGTTGGCTGAGAAGAGTATAAGACTACAATTATTACTTGACACAGATGATTTAGCTTATGAGTTAGCGTCTAGAGCCTCTTTTCTCGATAAACTAGTTGCCAAAGGCATCTTTGCACTTAATACTCTTGGCGAGGAGCTTGTAAACTATTATTATAGAGGTATAGAAGAAATTGCTGAACATAATAAATAA
- a CDS encoding RtcB family protein, translated as MSHNVKLERVGEYEWRIPKGFKECMKTDAIIFADEYLLEKMRSDLTLVQAANVACLPGIELNMYVMPDGHQGYGFPIGGVAGFNVETGVISPGGVGYDINCGVRVIRTDLDQEDVRPRLKELVNTLFRNVPSGVGATGKLRLSFDQLDEVLNRGVEWAIENGFGWPEDMDHIEEQGSWKVADASKVSRRAKQRGHNQLGTLGAGNHFLEIQVVDKIYDPEVAKAMGITHEGQVTIMIHTGSRGLGHQVASDYLLLMERAMRKYGIRPPDRELASLPFKTPEAQDYFKAMAAAANFAWTNRQIIMHWTRESFKQVFHKDPEDLGMKLVYDVAHNIAKIEEHIVDGKKYKVVVHRKGATRAFPPGHPEIPKDYQSIGQPVLIPGSMGTASYILVGTKKGVRTWHSAPHGAGRWMSRGAAIRTYRPERVVEELSRKGIILRAATRRVISEEAPGAYKDVDRVVLVAHKVGIGKLVVRLRPIGVVKG; from the coding sequence TTGAGCCATAATGTTAAACTTGAAAGAGTAGGGGAGTATGAGTGGCGTATACCTAAAGGATTTAAAGAATGTATGAAGACTGATGCAATAATCTTTGCTGATGAATACTTGTTAGAAAAGATGAGATCAGATCTTACACTTGTTCAAGCAGCAAATGTTGCTTGTCTACCAGGCATAGAGTTAAACATGTATGTGATGCCAGATGGTCATCAAGGTTACGGGTTCCCTATAGGTGGAGTAGCAGGATTCAATGTTGAAACAGGAGTTATAAGCCCTGGAGGAGTAGGCTATGATATAAACTGCGGAGTAAGAGTTATCCGTACTGATCTAGACCAAGAAGATGTAAGACCTAGATTAAAAGAACTAGTAAATACACTCTTTAGAAACGTTCCAAGCGGTGTTGGTGCTACTGGGAAACTTAGGCTAAGCTTTGATCAACTAGATGAGGTATTAAACCGCGGTGTAGAATGGGCTATAGAAAACGGGTTCGGCTGGCCAGAAGATATGGATCATATAGAGGAACAGGGAAGCTGGAAAGTTGCAGATGCTAGCAAAGTTAGTAGAAGAGCTAAGCAGAGAGGACATAACCAACTTGGCACTCTAGGTGCAGGAAATCACTTCTTGGAAATACAAGTAGTAGATAAAATATATGATCCCGAAGTGGCTAAGGCTATGGGAATAACTCATGAAGGACAAGTCACAATTATGATTCATACAGGCAGCCGTGGATTGGGGCATCAAGTAGCAAGTGATTACTTATTATTAATGGAGAGAGCAATGCGAAAATACGGAATAAGACCTCCGGACAGAGAACTAGCAAGTTTGCCGTTCAAAACACCGGAAGCACAAGACTATTTCAAAGCAATGGCTGCAGCTGCAAACTTTGCATGGACAAATAGACAAATAATAATGCATTGGACACGTGAAAGCTTTAAACAAGTATTCCACAAAGATCCAGAAGATCTTGGAATGAAACTGGTATATGATGTAGCACACAATATTGCGAAAATAGAGGAGCACATAGTAGATGGCAAAAAATACAAAGTTGTAGTTCATCGTAAAGGAGCGACAAGAGCATTCCCGCCTGGACACCCTGAGATACCAAAAGACTATCAGAGCATAGGACAACCAGTACTAATACCAGGAAGTATGGGAACAGCTAGCTATATATTAGTTGGGACAAAGAAAGGAGTTAGGACATGGCATAGTGCACCACATGGTGCAGGTAGGTGGATGAGTCGCGGAGCAGCTATTAGGACATATCGTCCTGAACGAGTGGTAGAAGAGTTATCGAGGAAAGGCATTATACTACGAGCAGCAACGAGGAGAGTGATAAGTGAAGAAGCACCTGGTGCATACAAAGACGTTGATAGAGTCGTGCTTGTAGCACACAAAGTTGGCATAGGCAAACTAGTTGTTAGGCTGAGACCTATAGGGGTTGTAAAGGGTTAG